From the Glycine max cultivar Williams 82 chromosome 11, Glycine_max_v4.0, whole genome shotgun sequence genome, the window AGACAATCAACTTCTTCAATCTGGGAACAAAGCATTGCTTAGTTGATTTGCCAGGATATGGATTTGCTTAtgcaaaagaagaagtgaaagaATCTTGGGAGGAGCTTGTAAGTatgcaaattatatttaatctcTCAAGGTCAGGTTGTTCTTAAAAGTTTGGTTTAGCCTCTAAAGTATTATGATATCATTCCATAGGTGCTAGTCTTCCCATACTTCGAGGTTATTTGTTAAAGTCGAATAACTAGTTTGTTGGATTAAAACATCACTTGTCATGCTAAATTGGTTTTGAGTTCTGACTACCTACCTATTCATAGCTACTGTACTTGTGGTGCAAGAAAGAGGCCCCAGGGGATGGAGGGACATTGATTCAATTCTGGGACTGTTTTATTAACCCGCCAAGATGAAAATAATTGTGTTAACTAATTTTTTGTGCACTAAACTAATTGAGTTGTTTCCCGGAATTCGATTTTTTTGCCGTGGTATACTGCTTCCAGTTTTACTGTTAAAGGTGTCCTGACTTGTGAGAATGATTGAATTcatgttaataaattttttttttttgttataaataacGAGTTTCACTAGATAGAAGAAATTGCAAAATGTTTGGAGGAAAAGTAATCCTCTTTAACACAAGATTAAAAAACATGGTGATATAAACTTTAGCACTGACCAAGTCTTCAAAACTTGGTTTGATGTTGATGTTAGACATTAGAGATTCACCAAATTTTATATAGAAATCATGTTAGATACTAAGCTAGATTTCTTTGGTTTattcacttgataaaaaaataactgttCAATTGTCTATACAAAAGTGAGTGAGGAAGGGGTTTGCTATTCATGTGCCCATACCAATAATTAATGAGGAGAATAAGGATGGGAGGGTTTATTCTGGGTTTGCTATTCATGTGCCCATATCAACAGTAATAATGTGCAGTTAATGTATCATGAGTAAGTTACAAGAGTTTCTATTAGAAGTTTAATGAGTCGGTTACTATTGATTTTATTTGGAGTTATAGTTGGTTAACAGTCGTTTGCTAAGGTTTCTTCTGGAGTTGAATAAAGGAAAATTTTAAAGGaagttatcttttagaaaataatacaaACTGATCATTCTCAGTGAAAAAGGAGACACCCCTTGTAAGGGCATTCTTCCTTGAGTTTCTTTTCTGTTCATATGAATAAACTGGAAGTCAGGAacccttttcttatttttctaccAGTCTACCATTGTTAGTCACTTGTAAATAGGAAACCTATCACTTCATCTTGCCCAATAGTGAATATATTAAGATCTTAATTGTCGTTTATTAGTATTAAGATCTTTATATTACCTATTGGCAATTGATCCATTTAGTGGATGCTAGATATGACTTGATTGTTGGTTGAGCTATAATAACTTTGCATTGTTTGTTGCCACACATCCTTTATATTTTCAAGTTTTCTCTTAGCCACATGGATCTGTGTTTTTAACCTGTCTTTTCTGCCTTCACTCTGGGACATTATACAAGCGTCATTTGGTCATATTTGTTGGAATTTTCCATGTTTCTTGGTATTTTGTTGTAGAAATGTTCATGGAGTGGAATTTGAGTTGCCTTGTTATATTAAGCACCGGTTTCTGGAAACCCTCTAATTGTAGGTGAAGGAGTATGTGTCCACAAGAGTTGGTCTCAGACGAGTATGCCTTCTGATTGATACAAAGTGGGGTATGAAACCAAGAGATCTTGAACTAATTGAATTAATGGAAAGGTAAATTATACACGGGCAATTGGCATCATGTGTCGTTGTCCTTTTATTTTGGCCATTGGTGTCATACACctttgttctttatttcttctttccttGGGAAAGTTACAAATATAAGTGTGGCTTATATTCTGATCATATAAACTCAAAATAGGGTATGTCACGTACCTAAATTTATTTGACCAGTGATATCAATTTGCAGATCAAAAACTAAATATCAGATTGTATTAACTAAGACAGATGTGGTCTTTCCAATTGATGTGGCAAGACGTGCCATGCAAATTGAAGAGGTAAACACTGACCATCCAAATTAACCTTATGTATGAAAATTAACATTCTATTTTGGAGATTAACAAATTTCTTCATGCTTGATCACAGAGCCTCTTCCAGAACAAGTCTGTAGTTAAGCCTGTGGTATGCTGATTCTTTTGGCAGATTTGTTCATACTATTTTATTTCCCACTTTTTTGACATTATTGTTTGGATTAAGCTTTGGGTTTTGCTTTGTGTCTATTCCAGATGATGGTAAGCTCAAAATCTGGAGCAGGAATTCGAAGCCTGAGAACGGCCCTAGCCAACATAACTCGATTTGCCAGAAGATTGTAGTAAGGTGGTctgattctttctttctttctttttttactttttaagtaTTTTGCTCATAGAACCATGTATGCATATTAAATTATACATGTTTATACTATAGGTAAACCAAATACTAAAGGGCACTATGTTTCCACTGTAAAACCAACTATGCTTAAGTAAGATATTATAAGGCGAatgttaaaagttaaataatggATTCTAAAAGGGTAATTGAGTTGTATAGCTATTCTATTCCTTTCTTCTTATTATTCATGGAAGACTAGGTgcatgtactttttttttttttttttttttatctttctgatCATGTTATCTTTCTGGTGCAGATGTTTTATATTCAAGACATCACATAGGCTTGGTGAGGTGAATTCCTTTGTTTGAAGTGCAGACTTCATTTGCCACGTGGCTGgccaaacctttttttttttttttgcctcccATCTAAATTTTAGTGGCATtgcaagaaattattttatgattttttgggtgtttctttttataataactcatataGTTTTTTGGTCAAAAAGagtgggtgcatgcatgacatGCTTACCACTTTAGTTTTCTGCGTGGACCTAACCTTACTAACTCCCTCAGCCGCCCCAcacttaatatttgaatttattatattttccctGAGAAATGGATTTCGAGGGATCAGCAATGAATGCCATTAACTTGTGGAGCAGTTAAATTAATGCATTGGAATTTAATGCTGATTGGAAATAACTCAACTTAAgtggcaattttgaaagttccattttacctataaaaaaattccaatatTCAAACATCGGGACATAAAGACTGGGTCCAGCTTTGCCATATTAGAGACGGATTTAATTGGCTCAATATTCATTGCTTAGTGTCTATttgtaagaaattttaaaaaaaattcgcAGTAAAAAAAGTGATTGTTTGTTAGTAGTTTAATGTGATAAGAGTTAGGATATCCAAGGAGTGCAGAAGTGTTTTTTAATCTCATCCTCTTGAGAGAAAAACCTATATGTACTATCATTAACTAATCAAAAATTAACTCATACATTTAGTTTTAGATAGTTGAATGTTAAATTCATTCTTTAGAGTAACCATGTTAgctattataaaagttaataaatttactatAAGTTTatgataacattaaatttttatagacTATTAGgacattaattttctttttcaaaatatactttctttcaaaataaatacacattttggttctttatttatgtgaaaaaatactttaaaatgaaaaaaaattccaattaaataaaacaaaatattattagatcaGTTTACATTCTCCTAGAACAACCCTTTCAAAGGTCATTTAAGTTAATCAGTGTCaagtcataaaataaaaatttccatcgtcattatcataaaaaataagtttaaatcattatttttatcctttttcttatttaattggttcaaaatgactttttattctttaaaaaatttactttagtattttatcttattaaaaacgttaaaaataacctttaaattatttaaatatattcaacattatcattcaaataatattatgaatgttctttttttaatttttttaaataagataaaaaatcaaagtaaaattttaaaagttaatagagtattttaaataaaataaataagataaaaaatcaaaatgagcatttaaaagatagaagactacattgaaattaaaaaaataatcaaaataatcatttaaaaaacaacaaaaaagaagcatttttAACTGACATGCACAGGAGTGCTCAAATGTCTCAAATTAAACTTTGGCAAGTGTCATTATCATAATCgtttcttgaagaatttgactTCTTAATATGATCAGAACTCACCAACCACATGAGACCCTTCTTATTGGATGTTCAGTAGTGTCCACTGCACTTacacaataaataaaacaaactaataataatGAGTTTTTAACAGCAGCCATTAAAGGGAATTATCAATCTTAATCCCTTTGGGGTCCAAGAGTgtgccacacacacacatttcTTCAGAGAAAAAAggattgagaaaaaaatgtgtCCTCTGCGATTCATTCTGATATTCTTGTCCGCAACCCTCGCCGGTTTTTTCGTTCTCAGAAACCTCAGATCTCAGCCTCAAATTGAAGAAGGCGACGCTGTTGTTCCTCCCAACCCTAAAATCTCAGACTCCTCCGACGCTTCCTCAAATGTAACTTCCAAGGTTGACCCATTTCACCCTTTTGCCTCAATTTCACAAAAAAGTTCGCTTTTTCTAATAACCCTAATTTTTTTGTGGTTGCAGCTTCGCGCTGTGGTAGAGTCTGGGTTCTGGACCTTCGTGGATATGGCTAGTGGCCGTTATCTTTGGAGGCATTTGGTCTGTAATTCTTCCAAGAGATCGTGATGATGCGATTGTATGTTGTTGTAATTGTTCGGTTCCATGATCTCTGTGGGCCCAAATTAGGTAATTGAACGTTGCCTCTGGGATTGTAATTTTTAGGGTCAGTTTGGATGCTGTGTATCATATAGATGTTGTTcatagtgttgttgttgttggttttaaaTGATGAAAAGTGTTATATCtgcaaaaataatgataatgataatgatgaaaATGAAGCTTATTTTCTTGATATATCATCATGTGAAGTGTGCCTTCCTTTTTACTGTTTCTGTTCTGGATTGCTGGgttgtttcttgttttcatgtaaaattgttaatttgaagatggattttctgtgagatgcttgtttttttttcacggTTCACGCAAAAGAAAACTATTGCAGGTGAAGCAGAGGAATATGGTATTATGTTGGATTAATCAATTGCAATGTCCATTAGGGggaacattttcttttaaattgttttagcTACTTAGCTTCATAGCATGGTGTCAACAGAGGTGTAATGCTCTTGTTGGATTCAATGAGATTTAGTTATAGGCATATTGTTATTGTTTAGCAATACAAGGTATTTGGTGTAGATAAAGGAATAGGATAGGCGGGTTGTTGTATTTTTCCTACAGTCAAAAGTTATATGGGAGTGGGGCAGGCATGGCAGACAATGAAATTTCAGCAGGATTGAATTGAGATTTCTGGATAGAATAACATGGTAAACTGGATGGATTAAAGGGTTATTGAGTGTTTTGATGCATGGTTAAACTTGATAGTATGTCTGTTTCACTATTCACTAGTAATAGTAGGATAATGATAGGGAACTGAGTTGGTATCATGTCTGAAAAAATATATCGGGATGCTGATGGGTTCTTAGGTAGATAAGCAAGAACAAATTGGTTTCTCAAAAAGGAGTTTCTGATGATGTTTGGTAAAGTAAACTTCCCTGTGTGAAACTGGAGAGTGAAGATGCCTGTGTATAGACTATAGAAAAGCGAAAAAAGAACATAAACACGAAATCATTGCTTCTTAAATTCTTCATGTAACTGACATGTGCTTGAAAAATGCTATTATATTTGTAAAAGTAAACTTTCTGAACCTGTTCTACGAGAATTTGGAATAGGTTCTCACTTTCTCAGTCATAGGCGAATTTAAACTTTCTACTGGTACCAGAATTAACTTCGTGCTTGAAAattcagtaatttttttatggaaagatatacaaaattgtgcaaattataggggaatcaagctcatgagtcataccatgaaattatgggaaagagtgatcgaacggagattaagaaaggagactcaagttactgagaatcaatttggtttcatgccgggaaggtcgaccatggaagcgatttatttattacggtgggtgatggagcaatatcgcatggaccaacaagacttgcacttgatttttattgacttggagaaagcgtatgatagagtgcctagagagattttgtggaaagctctagagaagaaaggggttagggttgcatatattcgagctatccaagatatgtatgatagggtatcgactagtgttaggacacagggtggagagtcagacgattttcccatcacaattggtttgcatcaagggtcaacccttagcccctacctttttaccttaattctggatgtcctcacggaacaaatccaagagatagtgtcgagatgcatgctttttgcagatgacatagtcctccttggagagtcgagggaggagttgaatgagaggttggaaacttggagacgagctctagaaacacatggctttcgcctaagcagaagcaaatcggagtatatggaatgtaagttcaacaaaagtaggagggtatctaactcagaggtgaaaataggagaccatattatccctcaagtcacacggtttaaatatcttgggtctgtaatacaagatgatggagaaattgaaggggatgtgaatcatcgcattcaagcaggatggatgaaatggagaaaaacattgggggtgttatgtgatgcaaaggtaccgatcaagctaaagggaaagttttatcggactgcggtaagatcggcgattttgtacggaacagaatgttgggcggtcaagagccaacatgagactaaagtaggtgtagcggagatgaggatgttgtggtggatgtgtggtaagactcgacaggataaaattagaaacggagatattagagagagggttggagtagcgcctattgtagagaagatggtggaaaatagacttaggtggtttgggcatgtagagagaagaccggtagactctgtagtgaggatagtagaccagatggagagaaggcaaacaattcgaggctgaggaagacccaaaaagactataagagaggttatcaagaaggatctcgaacttaatgatttggatagaagtatggtacttgatagaacattatggcggaagttgatccatgtagccgaccccacctagtgggataaggcgttgttgttgttgttgttgttgttgttttatgGGAAGAATTACTCTTCTCAGAGTTGATCTGCAAGAATTCATGTGGTCAAATCCACATCTTTGATTAGGGTCCTCTAAAATGCTTGCTTAAACtgaagaaattgaaaataaactgTGTAAGCAACTTTTTAAACCTCTAGCATGTTAATGgagtccatttttttttctttccaaaatgtCAATATTTCTGTATTTTCTGAGAGGTTGTGTTTCCTTGACTCTCTTTAGCACCCAGTAGTGTATAGATGTCATGTCAGTAAAATGAAATGTATTAAAAGCACGAGTAGACACTAATGCAAAAGATCTAAAGctaatttttatcatatttgatTTTGCATGGTAATGGCGACAAATGTcctatatatatgaaatattgaTAGGAGTGTCTAATGATCTTTCAAACTGGGAAAATTTCTATTGTGTTGATTTATCTAGTTTATGCATCTCTGGAAAGCAGTGACTTGTGAAAGTTGTATCATCTTACATTGATTGTAATAAATAAGGATTGGAGTTTATCTTGATTATGACAGGGTAAAGAAATCCAAAGTTATGCAACATTCGGAACAAGATATTTCCCCCTATTAGTATCATTGCTAATTCTTAAGTTTGACTTTTTTTGTAACACCTTTTGTTATGCCAGAGTGTTATTGGTTCTTTATATGAGATATTTAATTGCAatttgggttttttttaaatgtttatgtCCCATTGACTTTGGTTTTTCCCCCAAGGCACGCTAGGTAGTGCAAGAGGTGTAGGATGATTTTTAAAATCGGATTAGGAAAAACACCGAGGTTCAAGGTTTAATGGTtgaatctttttaatatttttaatattatatgatattttaaataataaaaagatttaaacttataaaaaaattaggttctaaagaattataaattagtataaaaaataaattatgttttattgataaaaattaataatagtagacaaaataattgatacatgtgtgaaatatttaaattattattttttatttatctttaaaaaattagattaaataaaaacttaaaaataaaataaaaattaaaagaaaattaagaagacAGGTTTCATACCAGTTTTCTGTGTTGGCtcaacttcaatttttattggttttggACCGGTTTGATTGGTTTTGAAATGTCTCAATttttaagagtgtttggattaATCAGTAGGCTAGTTTTTGGTTGAACCGATTTGTTTGGTCTAACTTTTGAAACATTGGTTAAAAGGTGATCGGAATTTGAAatgaaaggaagagaggaaaggTTTTTTTGCATATACCAAACATACcggaaagaaaatattattgattGGTATCTAAAACACTTTTTACCCTTGTTatcatattgtttttttttctttttatttacagAAAATCAAGGATGAAGTAAGATGATTATTCCCTTTCCATTCATAGAACTTGTAACGAGTATGGATTGAGGAAAAGTTCCTGTCTtagattttaactttttatcctTGCTAATGATCATTTCCTATTAAAACTTTTTATCCCTGCTAAAGTGGATTGACTAGATTACATTAATCTTTCTCCATTAAAACTTTCCATTTACTTTTGGTCccatcttcattcttcaactgGAAGTCTACTTATAATatctcaagaaaaaaataattgtctaGTTATCCTAGGGTTAAGAccaaaaaacatatttgttagaattgattgatttggaatcaaatttattttatagaattaattattgttaaaagTAATTGTGAATTAACGTGATTTTTATTTAGATAACAgatattaaaaaagtattttttttagagaatgtTGTTTAGATACTTTGaaccaaaattgattttgaagataTAATGATCAAAATGAGTTTTAATATctatatacatttatttatttatttatttttagttttacacacatatatataattataattaaatagacataattataattaagattttatgTGTATAATATGCTAATATTTGAAATACAACCACATCCCTTATAAAACGTTAAAATTGCATAAAATAGATACTAAAAGTATTaaattaacataatcatcaaacATAAAtgtatctaaattaaaaaaaaaatacaaataagaaaatacattcaaaattaaataaataaaacaagacttttaattatatcttttattttgatagatttaattatatttttaaatcaataaataaataataaacatgcATGAGGGTATTGATGTGAGGATAAATTAGTCAAAATCCAAGTAGAAATGATTTTGGTAGAAATTGAAGTTACTCTTACTTAACTTCAactttatcatgatttttttttatcataatcgATTCTatcatgattttgaaaacaatccaAACATGCAAAATTTGGTCAAAATCAAGGTTGATCTACCTCACCATGATCTATCATGATTTTGGAGGTTATTCATATACACACTATATTGATTAAGTAACATCTTTCACTTTTGatgtcttctctcttcttttggTTAGCTATCACTACAATCATTAATGAGACTCTCTTGGTTATTTTGAATTAACCTTAAGCTTGAGCTTGAATTGGAAATTTTAAGTACATGCTCCCTTCAAGACTAGACATAAGTTTGATGTATGCATAGAACAATTGTGACAAAAATGTGTTCGATTTTCCTTTAtaataatgacaagaaaaattacattaaacaatataaataattattgaattaagtttttttatgataataattgaGAGTTCAATCTAGAGGAGGAATTAATCTTTCATTAAATGAAGTATCAAAGTTCAAATTCTTGTTAAGAAAGATGTTCACGTTTAGGATATGTTTGAATTAGGAAGGAAaggtaaaagtaaataaatcaaCAAATAAGGGAGataattttttaggttttttgataaaataaaaaataaaaataaagaaagatagtTTTGTTCTATTTTCTATTGTTTAATAAgtgaaagaatatatatatatatatatatatatatatatatatatataatatgatataaaTACCTTAAATAAAGAAATgcgtaataaataataatatttttgtttttatatttatatataaatcttcTTCTTGTTTGTACCGACAATTAAATTTGAACCAAATacctcatttttcatttttacaatTAATCATTTTACTAACATAGCACCACGAATCTATAACATACCTCCTTTGAACcaaataactaattttgttttagtttccactcattacaaataaaaaatatttataaatacaaaatttattaatttattatagaataatataaaatatatatgaccaaagaataaattgtttttttattaaagagtcaacttaagataaaaatttattaaaaacacaaaaatcaaatatttattatacatcAAAGTCATTTAACTATTcctatttaattttcaaaaaaccaaCTTAACTTACTTGCCGGGAATAtgctataattttattttaataattcaattatataattatataacatCATGTCACATGGGCGTGACCTTATGTATGCGATCTCATAGATAAACAGctccaacggtcatatttcaTTAGAGAGAAAAGATGCGGAAGAGAAAGGTTGCATCTGtgattgaagaagaagaaagtgtgCAAAACCATGGCCATAATAACCAAAACGAAAACGAGGATTGTGAAGGAAATGGGTTCTTTGCTTGCTACCTATTGACCTCTCTCAGCCCCCGCTTCAAAGGCCACACTTACATCGGGTTCCTCTCTCATCTCATCTCTCTTATTTTCACAAAGATCCAATTTTGATCACTACCTTTTACTCGATCCAAAAATCATTCACACCCCTTTGGTTTTTCCTTCATAcaaatcatgggtctgtaccaATTTCTTTGGTTCCTGTTTCATTTCAAGTTGGTGCCTTTATGATCCGATGATCCTCTTGTgctgctagttttttttttttttaatcaaattttctttggtagaaatgttgggtatttaactattttgtttttaaggttTCTGCTTCAACTTCTTTAGTTCTTTATTTTGTGATGGATCTTAGACTTGTTTGGTTAGAAATGTTTGTGCTGCTAATCTGCTAATTTGCTGAAaatgtttgaatttttctttggtagaaatgttgggaatttagctttttttttttaaggtttctGATTCAACTTGTTTATTGTGTGATGGATCTTATGTTTTTTGTCTGTGTTTATGTTTCAATCTATACAATTTCAGATTCACAGTGAATCCGAGGCGCCGGATCAGGCAACACAATGGGGAAATTGGGTGTGGAGCTTGGAGAACGAAGAAGAGGAGGCCTTGGGAGATGGTTTTGTGTATCTATGGCTTCCCAACAAATGTCTCAGCTCTTCAGGTTTGAATCTGATATTGCTTTCTATATGTCAAGTGTTTTTGTTGGCTAAAAATGTCTGAAGATTTATGATTGGAGTTGGTGGTTGTTTGAGCAAGTTAAATTCATGAAGTGCTAGGCATGAGGACATTGTATTAATGCTGAAAACTTGCGAGTTTATGGACTTGGCCATTAATAAAAAGCATGCATGGATCATGGCTATCTTTGATTCAGTATCAATTGCCAACTGGACTAATTTTCTTCAACATGTGTAGTACTTGGAAACTGACATGTTTTCCAAAAGGGTTTAGTCGTACTAAAAAATGCACTTGTTAAATTCTTGCAGTTGGTGGTTATCATATGCAACCACTTTTGGTTTCTGGCATTCCACCTTTttattctttgtaatttgttggATTTACATCACATAAATTAGTCTAGTTGTTATTTGTCTGGGGAATTTGGCATGATTTGATTAGGTTGAAAGCAAGCATATTATGCTATTTAGATGCCAAACTTTTAAGTGATGTTTTTAtgctgaccaaaaaaaaaaaagtgatgtttttatgttgttaataagttaatttgattTGGACTTTGCAGTTTGAATGGGCTTGGCAGCACCCTGTTGAATCATTGGCTGTAAGGAAGGCAGCTGTGGAATTTAAATCCCTCTCTGGAATTGCCAACAAGATTAAACTTGCATACACAATGCTCACCCTTCCATCCTGGCAGAGGTATGGTCTCTATCTCTATTGAGTTAGGAATGgactttcttttttgctgtaaTGGTGTGATCTAGTTCTCGATTCTGACTTGATATAAATGATCACAGCATGAATATCACTGTGAACTTCTTCTCCACTAAGTACATGAAACACTGTGCTGGTTGCCCGAGCTTGCCAGTGCACATGAAGACCAAGTTTGGCTCACTGGATGAACTTCCATGTTATAATAAAGGCATTGATGGTTTGTCAGAGAATGAAGATGATACTATTGATGAAGTAcaatttgatgataataatattagTACTAGTGGTTCTGTTCCAGATGTGAGCGATGATTTAGTCACTCCTGATTCACCCCAAAATCCAAATGACGGGGACAAGATTAGTGAAGCATTTGAGTGGAACAAAGAATCTGAAGCAAGAGAACCTCCACTAGGTAATTCATTTGCTTCACAAGAGCAGAGCCAACTGTTTAGTTCTACAACGCCACTGACAATGAaatcatcatcaacaacttcaTTACAAAGAGCTGAGATTATTGAAGAAGACGATTTTATGAGTGTGATGAATAAGAGTGATGCTGATTTGAGTCAACCAGAACCAGAGCAATCAGGTGCTACTACATTGGTAGCCAATAAAAATCGAGATGTCGGCCGCACATTTGTTGTGCCCCATGAAACTGAAATTATCGATTTGTCAACCCCCTCTCCTAGTTGCA encodes:
- the LOC100801307 gene encoding uncharacterized protein; this translates as MRKRKVASVIEEEESVQNHGHNNQNENEDCEGNGFFACYLLTSLSPRFKGHTYIGFTVNPRRRIRQHNGEIGCGAWRTKKRRPWEMVLCIYGFPTNVSALQFEWAWQHPVESLAVRKAAVEFKSLSGIANKIKLAYTMLTLPSWQSMNITVNFFSTKYMKHCAGCPSLPVHMKTKFGSLDELPCYNKGIDGLSENEDDTIDEVQFDDNNISTSGSVPDVSDDLVTPDSPQNPNDGDKISEAFEWNKESEAREPPLGNSFASQEQSQLFSSTTPLTMKSSSTTSLQRAEIIEEDDFMSVMNKSDADLSQPEPEQSGATTLVANKNRDVGRTFVVPHETEIIDLSTPSPSCRSVLDRKKRRVSSSVGTDFIDLTNSPNFIEL
- the LOC100306028 gene encoding uncharacterized protein, producing the protein MCPLRFILIFLSATLAGFFVLRNLRSQPQIEEGDAVVPPNPKISDSSDASSNVTSKLRAVVESGFWTFVDMASGRYLWRHLVCNSSKRS